Part of the bacterium genome, ACAGCTGCTTCTGAGAGCTCTGGGTTTCGCCGACCTGGTGATCATGGTGGGCGCCTTTGCTTTCGCCACCTGGGTCCTGAGTCAAGAGTCGCTAGGACAGCTTCTCGCGGTCAGGCTCAAGCTCGTCAACTCCATCCTCTTCTTGGTCCTGCTGGTTCTCTGGTACCTGACTTTCAAGGCCTTCGATTTATACCGGCTGCGCCGATTCTCCTCGCCTTGGAACGAGGCGTGGACGGTGCTCAAGGCGACGTCGGTGGGTGCCGTGGCAGTCCTGAATGCGGGGTTTCTCTTCCAGGTGCAGCTGGTTACGCCCCAATTCATAGTTCTTTTCTGGCTCTCGGCCATCGCGGCAACGACCCTCATGCGAGTCCTTTTCCGGACGCTTCTGGAACGGATTCGCGTTCGGGGTCGCAACATCAGCCATGTGCTGATCGTGGGCACCAATGAGCGGGCCCGCAAGTACGCTCGCAGCGTCCGTAGCAGGCCCGAGTTAGGCTACGGCGTCATCGGATTCGTGGACGATCCCTGGCCGGGTCTCGAGGAGTTCTATCGGGAGGGCGAGAAGCTGGTGGTCGGGATCGACGAGCTGGTCGAGTATCTGCGAGGGAACGTCGTCGATGAGGTGGTCATGGCCCTGCCGTTCTCCTCAGCCTACGGAAAGTCAGCGCGGATTGTCAGTCTCTGTGAGGAGCAGGGCATCACTGTCCGGTTCCTTTCGGACATTTTCAACCTGAATCTCGCCAAATCCAGAGTGGAAATGTTTCAGGGCGAACCGGTCATTGTAATGCGCACAGGTCAAATGGAGGGCGGCGGAGTCGTGGTCAAGCGGGCCTTGGACTTCACACTCGCGCTCGTGCAGCTGATCATTCTGGGTCCGCTGCTCCTCGGCGTGGCTTTGCTGATCAAGCGGACGTCGCCCGGGCCGGTTTTGTTCGTCCAGAAACGCGTTGGACGCAACAAGCGAGTTTTCAACCTTCTGAAGTTCAGAACCATGGTCGAGGGCGCGGAGGCGAGACTGGCTGAAATTGAGGAGCTCAACGAGGTGAGCGGGCCGGTGTTCAAGATCAAGAACGACCCGCGAGTGACGCCGATCGGTCGAATCCTGCGCAAGACGAGCATCGATGAGATGCCGCAGCTTCTCAACGTTCTGATTGGCGACATGAGCCTCGTGGGTCCGCGGCCTCTTCCGGTAAGAGACTTCGAGGGCTTCGATCGAGATTGGCACAGGCGGCGCTTCAGCGTGCGGCCGGGCATCACTTGCCTCTGGCAAGTCAGCGGAAGAAACTCGGTGCCATTCGAGCAGTGGATGGAGCTCGACATGAAATACATCGATGAGTGGTCTCTGTGGATGGATCTGAAGATCCTGGCGAAGACGATCCCCGCTGTGCTCTCCGGCAGCGGAGCTGCTTGATCCGGAGCGCCAGCGGAAGCTGGGCGATAGACTGACAACCACTTCAGCGTGGGGTCCTCCGGGTGGTGGTGGCACTCAGCCTGTTATGCCGACGTCGAAGGAGCGAAAGCTCAAGATCGCTTTCATTGGAGCTCGAGGCGTCATTGGAACCTACAGTGGCATCGAGACCTATTATGAGGAGGTCGGTTCCCGACTCGTGGACCTGGGCCATGAAGTCACTGCCTATTGTCGAAGCTACTTCACTCCGGACGTTGCTACGCATCGAGGTATCCGCATCCGTCGGCACCGGGTGATCGCCAGCAAGCACCTGGAGACAGCTTCA contains:
- a CDS encoding sugar transferase → MTNRRQLLLRALGFADLVIMVGAFAFATWVLSQESLGQLLAVRLKLVNSILFLVLLVLWYLTFKAFDLYRLRRFSSPWNEAWTVLKATSVGAVAVLNAGFLFQVQLVTPQFIVLFWLSAIAATTLMRVLFRTLLERIRVRGRNISHVLIVGTNERARKYARSVRSRPELGYGVIGFVDDPWPGLEEFYREGEKLVVGIDELVEYLRGNVVDEVVMALPFSSAYGKSARIVSLCEEQGITVRFLSDIFNLNLAKSRVEMFQGEPVIVMRTGQMEGGGVVVKRALDFTLALVQLIILGPLLLGVALLIKRTSPGPVLFVQKRVGRNKRVFNLLKFRTMVEGAEARLAEIEELNEVSGPVFKIKNDPRVTPIGRILRKTSIDEMPQLLNVLIGDMSLVGPRPLPVRDFEGFDRDWHRRRFSVRPGITCLWQVSGRNSVPFEQWMELDMKYIDEWSLWMDLKILAKTIPAVLSGSGAA